Sequence from the Phycisphaeraceae bacterium genome:
GATGGACTCATCGCGCCCTTCTGCTCATCCGCTGGCGACTTCCTCCCGCTGCTCTGCACGATGAACGTCACCGCGGTGACCGAAGAAGTCCGCGAAGCCTTCAACCTCGACCACGAGCAGCTCACCGAACAAGCCGCCGCGATCCCCGCAGGCTCCAATGGACTGCTCTGGCTCCCCTACCTCGCTGGCGAACGGGTCCCCGACCTCCCCCGCGCGACCGGCACGCTCCTGGGTCTGCGCCACGGCTGGCTCGACCCCGCCACGCTCTTCCGCGCCGCCATCGAAGGCACCACGCTTAACCTTGCCTGGGGTGCCCAGCGGATGCAATCCCTTGGCGTGCCCATCTCCTCCATACGACTCGTCGGCGGAGGCTCCAAAAACCCCCTGTGGCGC
This genomic interval carries:
- a CDS encoding FGGY-family carbohydrate kinase, giving the protein DGLIAPFCSSAGDFLPLLCTMNVTAVTEEVREAFNLDHEQLTEQAAAIPAGSNGLLWLPYLAGERVPDLPRATGTLLGLRHGWLDPATLFRAAIEGTTLNLAWGAQRMQSLGVPISSIRLVGGGSKNPLWRQIAADIFNVPVSALEEPESAALGGALQALWTHHRQTDPAADITNLAEPFIATGPSLKPNPDNAKTYASLLDRFVDALEDHYG